A single genomic interval of Mycosarcoma maydis chromosome 8, whole genome shotgun sequence harbors:
- a CDS encoding uncharacterized protein (related to SKT5 - protoplast regeneration and killer toxin resistance protein) produces MATPASSAYAFHHRFDAVPDQQASKSDQPSSTAPNGADHFEYPDLDAGQFYSSAATHTAPAPAPSKLPEFPEFKGFDSKTDLFSNNTDLFSQYAPQPKATATATAAAAALIEPQSAQLEAAGSEPNQLSSTSTPSSPHQASTLPTTPPPQQPQQPPASRPPQEAAIAAVNDNLEQQQQQQPPEPQQPYQPQLERHFSSASSYVQRPSLHTTNPDSQAPSHYSHPSPLPKPPSLPNSPPTQHSAPNGASHPQATSPRSPPVTAFAFASQPASDPTSAHSHNASPPKPFPQPSAEALSLADLQINDQERATHQQPPPQPATHRDENGDRARPSSFFGMQRPAAALNAAGQHVPVPASMLADDDGFYQDHQHLNQPNAPAQPQQRIPHDQGPRPSSFFGLDADSPSSITPEPASIPTPTSEPIMPGPRSSSFLRAESVPRGISTAAGGTGNAPMPASGGYGGLGPAGATRPASIAPSVASGPLLDHSHLKVGQKASLLSHGKTLELYRQNAKKTNDPNLIYELAVFMVDAAKTMGTEDEGASPATAVNGPNKVEAQKEELMKEATGLLKKIADRGHPDAQYFLADCYANGIGTRTGKQDFGSAYTYFVLAAKHGHPDAAYRAGTCYEKGWGCRKDTGKALQFYRKSAAQSHPGAMYRLATAELNGELGLKKNAKEGVKWLKRSAEAATPEFPHALHELALLHERGIDNVLFVDPEYSCELLAQAGEMGYAPSAYKLGVNYEYGRMGCPQDGGLSIHMYNIAAQQNHKEACFALTAWYLVGAPGILPQSDTEAYLWAKKAAEQGLAKAEYAVGYFTEMGIGTVKDIGEARAWYKRAADHGDKRANQRIAALQGRGGPTSLAGVGAGAQLPAMNRQQQRMEQRQEQRESMHEFGRRAQPTSAPFPASVTQSSMTPSTQMSYPSPLAMREAQTQQREQQYLANVAANERAQARAILRHSPSQPDMGSPISAGASPVIPLPRSTPFAQQQPPHPQQPHQQQPPPQAYPSYPMSASTAPPAPTMNGHMQQQHNPMFPPTAGHAARPGVGSPPGPSGPGYGPGLAYGGPNPASVAAAAAGAPPGPQMPSPAGFSKDDDKKKKKGWFGRS; encoded by the coding sequence ATGGCCACCCCCGCTTCGTCCGCCTACGCCTTCCACCATCGCTTTGATGCGGTCCCGGACCAGCAGGCCTCCAAGTCAGACCAACCCTCTTCCACCGCTCCGAATGGCGCAGATCACTTTGAGTATCCTGATCTGGACGCCGGTCAGTTTTACTCGTCCGCCGCAACTCACACCGCTCCCGCGCCTGCCCCTTCCAAGCTCCCCGAATTCCCCGAATTCAAGGGCTTCGACTCCAAGACTGACTTGTTTTCCAATAACACCGACTTGTTCAGCCAATACGCGCCGCAACCCAAggccactgccactgccactgccgctgccgctgccttGATCGAACCTCAATCCGCCcagctcgaagcagcaggctcTGAACCAAACCAGCTTTCTTCGACGTCTACACCATCATCGCCCCACCAAGCCTCCACACTACCCACAACACCTCCACCTCAGCAGCCGCAACAACCTCCTGCATCCCGACCTCCTCAAGAAGCggccatcgctgctgtcaaTGACaatctcgagcagcagcagcagcagcagccgccagAGCCGCAGCAACCCTACCAGccacagctcgagcgtcacTTCTCGTCTGCCAGCTCCTATGTCCAACGTCCGTCTCTGCATACCACCAACCCCGACTCGCAAGCACCCTCGCACTATTCGCATCCCAGCCCGCTTCCTAAGCCTCCCTCTCTGCCCAACTCGCCGCCAACGCAGCATTCCGCTCCGAACGGAGCCTCACACCCACAAGCAACCTCTCCTCGTTCTCCTCCAGTGActgcctttgcctttgcctcCCAGCCCGCCTCAGATCCCACATCCGCACATTCGCACAATGCCTCTCCTCCAAAGCCGTTCCCACAGCCCTCTGCCGAAGCGCTCTCTCTGGCTGACCTTCAAATCAACGACCAAGAGCGAGCCACCCATCAGCAGCCTCCTCCCCAGCCTGCCACCCACCGTGACGAGAATGGCGATCGAGCACGTCCAAGCAGCTTTTTCGGCATGCAGCGCcctgctgcagcgctcAACGCCGCCGGTCAGCATGTGCCCGTCCCTGCTAGCATGCtcgccgacgatgacggtTTCTACCAGGACCACCAACATCTCAACCAACCCAATGCTCCTGCTCAACCTCAGCAACGCATCCCGCACGATCAAGGCCCTCGTCCCTCGTCTTTCTTTGGCCTCGACGCTGACTCGCCATCCAGCATCACCCCGGAACCGGCGTCCATACCTACCCCGACAAGCGAGCCAATCATGCCTGGTCCACGCAGCTCTTCGTTTCTCCGCGCAGAGTCGGTGCCACGCGGCATCTCCAccgctgctggtggcaCCGGCAACGCACCTATGCCCGCCTCGGGCGGTTACGGCGGTCTTGGCCCTGCAGGAGCCACGCGTCCTGCCAGCATTGCTCCGTCGGTAGCCAGCGGTCCTTTGCTCGATCATAGTCATCTCAAGGTTGGCCAAAAGGCATCCTTGCTCAGTCAcggcaagacgctcgagctctaTCGTCAAAACGCAAAGAAGACCAACGATCCCAATCTCATCTACGAACTCGCCGTATTCATGGTtgatgctgccaagaccATGGGCACCGAAGACGAAGGCGCCAGCCCCGCCACCGCTGTCAACGGCCCCAACAAGGTCGAAGCTCAAAAGGAGGAACTCATGAAGGAGGCCACTGGCTTGCTCAAGAAGATTGCCGATCGTGGCCATCCCGATGCCCAGTACTTTTTGGCCGACTGCTACGCAAATGGCATTGGTACACGTACGGGCAAGCAAGACTTTGGTTCGGCTTATACCTACTTTGTCCTCGCCGCCAAGCACGGCCATCCCGATGCTGCCTACCGCGCCGGCACCTGTTACGAAAAAGGCTGGGGCTGCCGCAAGGACACAGGCAAGGCTCTCCAGTTCTATCGCAAATCAGCCGCTCAAAGTCATCCAGGCGCCATGTATCGCCTCGCTaccgccgagctcaacggCGAGCTCGGGCTCAAGAAGAACGCCAAAGAGGGTGTCAAGTGGCTCAAGCGCTCCGCCGAAGCTGCTACACCCGAGTTTCCTCACGCGCTTCAcgagcttgcgctgctccACGAGCGTGGCATTGACAATGTGCTGTTTGTCGACCCAGAGTACAGttgcgagctgctcgcccaGGCGGGAGAGATGGGCTATGCACCCAGCGCCTACAAACTCGGCGTCAATTACGAGTACGGCCGCATGGGTTGTCCGCAGGACGGTGGTCTTAGCATCCACATGTACAACATTGCCGCGCAGCAGAACCACAAGGAGGCCTGCTTTGCGCTTACAGCCTGGTACCTCGTCGGTGCTCCAGGCATCCTGCCGCAATCAGACACCGAGGCTTACCTCTGGGCCAAGAAGGCTGCCGAGCAGGGTCTCGCCAAGGCTGAATACGCCGTCGGCTACTTTACAGAGATGGGTATCGGCACTGTCAAAGACATTGGTGAAGCGCGAGCGTGGTACAAGAGAGCTGCAGATCATGGGGACAAGCGCGCCAACCAGCGAATCGCTGCATTGCAAGGTCGCGGCGGCCCCACCAGCCTTGCCGGTGTCGGCGCTGGTGCACAGCTGCCTGCCATGAATcgacaacagcagcgaATGGAGCAGAGACAGGAGCAACGCGAGAGCATGCACGAGTTTGGGCGGCGCGCCCAGCCTACTTCGGCACCTTTTCCCGCCAGCGTCACACAGAGCTCCATGACGCCCAGCACGCAGATGAGCTACCCATCGCCGCTCGCCATGCGAGAAGCTCAAACGCAGCAGCGTGAGCAGCAGTACTTGGCCAACGTGGCTGCTAACGAGCGCGCACAGGCGCGTGCCATTCTGCGACACTCGCCCTCGCAGCCGGACATGGGCTCGCCCATTTCTGCTGGCGCCTCGCCCGTCATTCCCTTGCCCCGTTCAACGCCCTTTGCGCAACAACAACCGCCGCATCCACAGCAAccgcatcagcagcagccaccgcCACAGGCGTACCCATCGTACCCCATGAGTGCTAGTACAGCTCCTCCTGCGCCAACTATGAACGGACacatgcagcagcaacatAATCCCATGTTTCCTCCTACCGCAGGccacgctgctcgacctgGCGTTGGATCGCCACCTGGTCCGTCTGGACCCGGCTATGGACCTGGATTGGCCTACGGAGGGCCTAACCCTGCCTctgtagcagcagcagcagcaggtgctcCTCCTGGGCCTCAAATGCCTTCTCCTGCCGGCTTCAGcaaagacgacgacaagaaaaagaagaagggtTGGTTTGGCAGGTCGTAA
- a CDS encoding putative cyclin-dependent kinases regulatory subunit — MSKEEAPNEPTYEDYVERIQYSDKYNDDEWEYRHVILPKKMLKLLPEDYFDPAEPGVLRILSVEEWRQLGITQSMGWEHYEVHAPEPHILLFRREKDFLEKYQALVEAQHKQAEASAPAHAQTNGNK, encoded by the exons ATGTCTAAGGAAGAAGCGCCCAACGAGCCGACGTACGAAGACTATGTCGAGCG CATCCAATATAGCGACAAGTACAACGACGATGAATGGGAATATCG ACACGTCATCCTGCCCAAGaagatgctcaagctgctACCGGAGGACTACTTTGACCCTGCCGAGCCGGGCGTGCTGCGCATCCTGTCGGTCGAAGAATGGCGCCAGCTCGGTATCACGCAGAGCATGGGCTGGGAGCACTACGAGGTGCATGCGCCCGAGCCGCACATCCTGCTCTTCCGCCGCGAAAAGGATTTCCTCGAAAAG TATCAAGCACTAGTGGAAGCGCAGCACAAGCAAGCCGAAGCCTCCGCACCAGCACACGCACAGACCAATGGCAACAAGTAG
- a CDS encoding uncharacterized protein (related to peroxiredoxin q) has product MPHLPRVSAFPIAGETSILTAAGAALKVAAREKSSALIGHVAPEFCAQDHLGRTVSLHATIQLGRPIVLYFFPLAGSPHCTKESCSFRDAVGTSPVFNQLDAVVIGISQDAPARSKRFVDEHQLGFRIVHDSNRHIMDAWGVGRGLLGLVDARCTFIIDHRGIVRAMLDGIWDYKGHRDFAERWLCRIEHDLAGRQRFYVPHDAHSVACDELSRNVKIIYGDALPARGIGTAPRHGAALAAIQANRSSIWRKSASSQLGSTSLSLSLAAEANRFGSLHPAKSRRNLKNWLRSSDINAAYDQRLHLDYQLSRSSDQVDQHAHATLTDRAWHRLARRRRSFRFHRDAATNVVARGTRAATRSVSLSRQASASRPGSLTPRTVSTASESTRETCDTGAARDSHALSVTTTIKNGTITDAVELECKAMLRQRAAQVTRNASGISGVSGAVGKTIATKRRSNSLVVNRTTSVAHNGADAVPDAAKANSSDGHVSAATVYANGNIARMPLRRSVNGDTHDGVSLTTRVDARTRSAHVCNDTSHDSAYSLNSSSLPVPPRPSTRNGGVTIAPRASSLASRSTSSCSITSDGDHVHTPSSGAHAVQHQAAIEASRDDTRNRPAARPSTLSSAQSCGACIACRMQPITRSSSLATTRSLELTNAVVVGISAVESDHTSTTHQTRSSSTPSLATSLVSTCSTDQDGYMLHHDRAYSPSLAGSEHTFGGWQE; this is encoded by the coding sequence ATGCCGCACCTTCCGCGCGTGTCGGCGTTTCCGATCGCTGGCGAGACGAGTATTctgacagcagcaggcgctgcACTCAAGGTGGCAGCAAGGGAGAAAAGCTCGGCGTTGATCGGCCATGTGGCTCCCGAGTTCTGCGCACAAGACCACCTAGGTCGGACTGTCTCACTGCACGCCACGATCCAACTTGGACGTCCGATCGTACTCTACTTTTTCCCGCTCGCCGGATCGCCGCATTGCACAAAGGAGAGCTGCTCGTTCCGGGATGCGGTCGGCACGTCACCGGTTTTCAACCAGCTGGATGCGGTCGTCATTGGCATCTCGCAGGACGCGCCCGCTCGCTCGAAACGGTTTGTCGACGAACACCAGCTCGGCTTCCGTATCGTGCATGATTCAAATCGGCACATCATGGATGCGTGGGGTGTCGGAAGAGGTCTGCTGGGCCTAGTCGACGCTAGGTGTACCTTTATCATCGACCATCGTGGCATCGTCAGAGCCATGCTCGATGGCATTTGGGATTACAAGGGTCATCGTGACTTTGCTGAGAGATGGCTTTGTCGTATCGAGCACGATCTCGCCGGAAGACAGCGCTTCTACGTGCCACATGATGCTCATTCCGTCGCCTGCGACGAGCTCTCGAGAAACGTGAAAATCATCTACGGAGAtgctcttcctgctcgcGGTATCGGCACAGCTCCGCGCCATGGAGCCGCACTCGCTGCGATCCAAGCCAACCGCTCGTCCATCTGGCGCaagtcggcatcgtccCAACTCGGCTCGACGTCGctttcgctctcgctcgccgccgAAGCCAACCGATTCGGCTCGTTGCATCCTGCCAAATCGCGGCGCAATCTGAAAAATTGGCTGCGTTCTTCGGATATCAATGCCGCCTACGATCAACGCTTGCATCTGGATTATCAACTCAGTCGCAGCTCGGACCAGGTTGACCAACACGCACATGCTACACTTACCGATCGAGCGTGGCACAGACTCGCTCGGCGCCGTCGGTCGTTCAGATTCCATCGAGATGCAGCGACCAATGTCGTGGCGCGTGGCACGCGCGCCGCCACGCGTTCAGTTTCGCTTTCGCGACAAGCGTCGGCTTCGCGCCCCGGTTCGCTGACGCCTCGCACGGTCTCGACCGCTTCCGAATCGACACGAGAGACATGCGACACCGGGGCAGCCCGCGACTCGCATGCGCTAAGCGTCACTACCACGATCAAGAACGGTACCATCACCGACGCTGTTGAGCTCGAATGCAAAGCCATGTTGCGTCAAAGAGCGGCTCAAGTCACACGGAATGCGAGTGGCATCAGTGGCGTCAGTGGCGCAGTTGGCAAGACGATTGCCACCAAGCGTCGTTCGAACTCACTGGTCGTGAACCGCACGACGTCGGTGGCGCACAATGGTGCAGACGCAGTACCGGATGCAGCGAAAGCAAACAGTTCCGACGGTCACGTATCGGCGGCTACTGTGTACGCAAATGGCAATATTGCAAGGATGCCACTACGGCGATCGGTCAATGGCGACACTCACGATGGCGTCTCGCTCACGACGCGCGTCGACGCGCGcactcgaagcgctcaCGTCTGCAACGATACTTCGCACGATTCCGCCTACTCGCTCAACTCGTCTTCGCTGCCTGTTCCGCCACGACCGTCGACGCGCAATGGCGGTGTGACAATAGCGCCAAGAGCGTCATCGCTTGCTAGTCGAAGCacgtcgtcttgctcgatcaCGTCCGATGGCGATCACGTGCACACGCCAAGCAGCGGCGCGCATGCTGTGcagcaccaagctgctATCGAAGCGAGCCGTGACGATACACGCAATCGGCCGGCTGCGAGACCGTCGACGTTATCGAGCGCGCAGTCGTGCGGTGCATGCATCGCTTGTCGCATGCAACCCATCACACGCTCTTCGTCTCTCGCCACCACGCGCAGTCTCGAGCTGACCAACGCTGTTGTCGTCGGCATCAGTGCAGTCGAATCCGACCACACATCCACCACACACCAAACGCGCTCATCCAGCACTCCAAGCTTGGCCACCTCGCTCGTATCCACGTGCTCAACAGATCAGGATGGCTACATGCTACACCACGACCGCGCATATTCTCCCAGTCTCGCTGGCTCCGAGCATACTTTCGGGGGCTGGCAGGAGTGA
- a CDS encoding uncharacterized protein (related to LSM8 - Component of small nuclear ribonucleoprotein complexes involved in RNA processing and splicing) encodes MSALQQYLDESVLVITQDGRCIIGTLRGSDAVGSLILANCIERIFSADQGVEELSLGLYILRGDSICLVGLVDQDKEKRTDWTKVMAEPVAETRHV; translated from the coding sequence ATGTCTGCGTTGCAGCAATATCTGGACGAAAGCGTACTCGTCATCACGCAGGACGGACGGTGCATTATCGGGACACTGCGTGGCTCGGATGCGGTGGGCAGTCTGATTCTGGCCAACTGCATCGAGAGGATCTTCAGTGCGGACCAAGGCGTGGAAGAGCTTTCGTTGGGGCTGTACATTTTGAGAGGCGATAGTATCTGTTTGGTGGGGCTTGTGGATCAGGATAAGGAGAAACGCACGGATTGGACCAAGGTCATGGCCGAACCTGTGGCCGAAACTAGGCATGTATGA